DNA sequence from the Terriglobales bacterium genome:
ATTGGCTGTCTCCGCGTAAAGCATTTCGTTGCCGTATTCACTTTCGTGAGTCTGCTTTAAGGCAAGGTCCCCTTTTTGGGAAATCATCCTCACTTTCTGGAACTCATTTGAATATGCCATGGGAATCCATACGCGTAACGGCGCGCCCGGATGGGTATTTCGAACTGTGAACGCGTAATGAAAGGTGAAGTGGCGCTCCGGACCGGCAGTCTGTGCGGGCGCTGACACGACAAAGAGCGCCAGCAAGAGAACTACGCAAACGAAGATTTTCATAGATTCTTCCTTTTCTTTCTTGACGTGACGATGTGAATTGTGACGACAACCCGGGCGTCAGGAAGGCTAGCTTCAGGTGAAGCCGGAAAAGGAAGGCATGGTACTTGCTCGCAAAAATGTTAATCCTCGCGCGCCTGTCATGCAAACGGCAACGGGCAACCGGCAATAGGCAATAGGCGATTGGCTCTGTATTCTGCTTTGTCACCCAACCTTTGGATTGCGTTTGAAGACTGAGATCCGTGTTCGTGGACTTTATTAATTGCTTCTTGATCAATTACTTCTTGCAAGGTTTTCGCCTATTGCCGATCGCCTATTGCCTATTGCTAGCGCAAAGCGCTCACGCTCAGGGCAACTACGAGATCCAGGTCTACGGCTCCGATACTGTGGACCCGGGCACGACTATGATCGAGCTGCACAGCAACTACACAGTCTCGGGAACAAAAGCCGCCGCTGGTAGCCGTTTTGCCGAGGATGGTACTGAACCTACCCACCACGCGCTACACGAGACCATAGAAATTACCCAGGGATTCACCGACTGGTTCGAAACCGGGTTCTACATTTTTACAAGCGCGCACAGCGGATTCGGGTACGAGTGGGTAGGCGATCACATTCGTCCCCGCGTTCGCGTTCCAGAAAAATGGAATTGGCCTGTCGGGGTGAGCTTGTCAAACGAGATCGGATATCAGCGCGCCCGTTTCTCACCAGACACGTGGACGTGGGAGATTCGTCCGATCGTAGATAAGCAACTCGGGCCGTGGTACCTGTCGTTCAATCCAACGCTCGATCGCTCGTGGCACGGACCAAGCGTGAGCAAAGGCGTCGAATTCTCACCTAACTTCAAGGTCGGCTATAACGTGACTAAGCAGGTCTCAGCCGGATTCGAGTACTACGGCAATTACGGAAATCTCACGGGTTTCGATCCATTCAGGGAACAACAGCAGGATTTCTTTCCATCCATCGACCTAAATGTCTCACCGAAGTGGGAATTCAATTTCGGTGTTGGAATCGGTGTAACTCGATCCACGGATCACCTGATCGTGAAGGGTATTGTGGGACGCCGCTTCTCGTTCGGCAGGTCCCACAAGTAGAAGCCGCACAACTAACCGTTATCCGACTCTCTGCAGCGCTCTGCCGAGTCGCTCATGATCGGTGTCTTCCAGGCCAATGAAGCGGAAGCCCAGCTCAGAATGGGCGCCTTTTCCACGCTCATCCAAGAATTCAATCAGTCCACGAATTTTGCCGAGTGACGTTGAAATCTCGATTTCTCCGAGCGTGCCGCGCCGAACCTTCTTATCGAGGAGTGCGCAGCCGCCCGTCATAGACAGGCGCAATAAACTGCCTTTTTGTAGCTGATTTTCCACTCGGAAATTGGCTGGTTCGGGTCTACGGAATGATGTCCTGGGGGAACGAATCGAGGAGTGAAGCTTGGGGAAATGGGCCATGCCCAAGAAATGTAGCTGGCGACGTGCAAGCCCAAAAGATTACTGAAGGCCTTGTGGCGGAGGGCTGGGTACAATGGCCCGGTGCTTAACCAGCCTTGAGCTTTCGAGTATGAGACTTGAAGCTGTTTGGACGACGGTTTGCCCAATCCCAAGGAACTGCTAACAAAGGGCTTGCGTACACGTCTTCTGGGTGAACAGGAGGAGACGGCCAAATGACAACACGTTTGACTCGCTACATGGGAATTGCCGCCTTGGCGATGGCGCTGGGAGTGGCCGGATGGGCACAAGATCAAGGCACAGACAATGGCCGCGAGTTTCACTGGACGGGCAAGCTATCACCGGATCAGGTGGTCGTGATCAAAGACATCAATGGGGATATCGACGCGACTGGTTCCTCGAATAGCGATCAGGTGGAAGTGAGCGCAATTAAGAGCGGCGAGGGCGCACAGGATATCAAGATCCAGGTCGTGAAGCTCAACGATGGAGTGATGATCTGCGCGTTGTACCCGGGCTTTTTCAGCTCCGACAATTGCGAGTCCAATTCGCATTTCGGCAACAGTCACAATAACGCCAAGGTCGACTTTACGATTCGCATGCCCCAGAACCTGCGTTTCGTCGGCAAGAACGTGAACGGCGGGGTCCGCGCTATGTCGATGGGCCGCTACGTTGAAGCCGACAGTGTGAACGGTAGCATTCGTATCTCCACGCAAAGCTGGGCCTCTGCCAAAAGTGTGAACGGATCGATTCAGGCGAGGATTGGGCGGGCGGACTGGTCCGGAGACCTCGAGTTCAAGACTGTCAACGGCGGCATCAAACTGGAGCTGCCCACAAACCTGAGCACGGAACTAGATTTCAGGAGTGTCAACGGACATCTCGAATCCGACTTCCCGCTAACCATGCAAGGCAGCAGCGGAAAACATTCCGTCCACGGCACGATTGGCAGCGGCGGGCGTTCACTAGATCTCAAGACAGTCAACGGCAGCGGAGAGCTTCGCAAAGAAGCGATTTGATCTTAAACACGAGGACTGGCCTGCAACTCTAGTTAGGGACAAAAGACCTTGCCAGAAATCCGCAGCCAAAAAGAAGAAACAGGCAGAATAACAGGGGATTTTTTGATTCGACGTTGAAATCATCGAATTCTGCCCAGAATGCGCAAATTTCGGTCAGAACCAGGGAGTTAACAGGGAGTTCTGTGGATTTCTTCGCAAGGCGCTGTCAACAAAGCGCTTGGATCGGTTTGGCGCGGGATTCAAAAAAGTAACAGGGAGCTATCAGGGAGCTTGGGCTGTTGTGGCCGCTCTTTCCGGGCTTGTACAAGCAACATCGCGATAGAAAAACAGCTTGGGTGTGTCGATTCGAACGAACAACGTTCGACGTAGAGATAAGCCAAATTTTTTTGGTCCAGAAGAGACCGCAAACGTTGTTGCCCGTTAAGAACGCATGAAGATGAGCGTTTTCGAATGGGAGAACTGGCAACCAGCTGGTTTGTCTTGATTTACCGGAAATGATTCCCCTTCAGTGCGTATTTTTACAAGAAACGTGATTAACGTCTGGCTAGAATCTTCAGTCGAATAACCTTGGCCTCGCTTTTCTCGGGAGAGATGCAAAATGACGCTGAGCCGATTTGCCACAAAAAACGCCTTTCGCAATCGTCGTCGCAGCTTAATCACGTCGATTAGCATCGCTTTCTCGCTGCTTCTCCTGACGCTGCTTATGAGCGTCTATCGTGGCTTCTATATCGATCAGGGACCCCCCGAGTCAGCCTTGCGGCTGGTTACACGCCATAAAGTCTCTCTCGTCTTCTGGCTTCCGTCGTATTACCGCGAGAAGATGCGAACTATTCCTGGGGTGGTGCACATAAGCCCATGGAACTGGTTTGGTGGAATTTACAAGGACGACAAACCCGAGAACACATTCGCCCAATTCGGCGTCGATCCGAACGAAATATTCGACGTAATGAAAGACAGCCGTGTGCCGCCCGACCAGCTCGAAGCTTTCAAGCACGATCGCGCTGGGGCAGCGGTGAATAGTGCGTTGGCGAAGAAGCACGGATGGAACCTCGGCGACAAAGTGATCGTCAAGGGGACGATTTATCCCGTCAACCTTGAAATGAACATCCGAGCCATCTACGACACAGATAACGCCTTCGACACGATGCTGTACAACATTGAGTACATTGAACAAGCCCTTCCCCGGGTCAAAGGACGTACCGGTACCTTCTACACGCTCGTTGATTCGCCTGAGCACACGGTAAGCGTCGCCAAAGCTGTCGACGAGATGTTCGCGAACTCGCCGCAACCGACGAAGACGGAAACGGAGAAGGCTTTCGGGCTTAGCTTTGTAGCCCAACTTGGGAATGTGAAGCTCTTTATCCTGAGCATCTGCGGCGCGGTAGTATTCGCGATCCTGCTGGTTTCAGCGAATACCATGGCCATGAGCATTCGCGAGCGTACGCGCGAAGTGGCAGTCCTGAAGACATTGGGATTCACACGCGGGACGATTCTCTCAATTTACGTTGGTGAGGCGGTGACGATCTCACTCCTTGGCGGTCTGCTTGGCGCGACTGGGGCCACCTTGTTACTGATTGCAGCTTCGAAAGCGCCAAACGGAACCTTCTTCACTGGATTCAAAGTGAATGCTCCCACATACCTGGCGGCGTTGGCAGTGGCGGCGCTCGTGGGCTTTCTAAGTGCGGTCTTTCCGTCGTACCAGGCCTCGCGGCGGAACATTGTTGATGGCCTGCGGCACATCGGATAAGAGGACACATGGCAATTCCAATCACGTATAACATCCGCAATCTTCGGCTCCGGTTGGGCGCCACCATGATGACCGCTTTGGGAATTGCGCTCACCGTTGCCGTAGCTGTGTTCATCATGGCTCTCCTGGCGGGATTAAAGAAGGCGTTCGTCAGCAGCGGTGATCCGCTCAATGTTCTGGTGCTGCGCAAGGGCTCGCAGGCGGAGCTACAGAGCGGGATCGATCGTGAGGCTTACGGAGCAATTCGGTACCTGCCGGGAATAGCGAAAGATAAGTCCGGCGAACCATTAACTTCGGGCGAAGTCGTGGTCGTCATCGTGATACCGCGCAATGACAACACGGGCGAAACTAACGTCACCGTCCGCGGCATGTCGTCCACCGGCTTTGAACTTCGCCCCAAAATACAACTGATTGAGGGGCGTTGGTTTAATG
Encoded proteins:
- a CDS encoding PilZ domain-containing protein, with translation MAHFPKLHSSIRSPRTSFRRPEPANFRVENQLQKGSLLRLSMTGGCALLDKKVRRGTLGEIEISTSLGKIRGLIEFLDERGKGAHSELGFRFIGLEDTDHERLGRALQRVG
- a CDS encoding DUF4097 family beta strand repeat-containing protein gives rise to the protein MTTRLTRYMGIAALAMALGVAGWAQDQGTDNGREFHWTGKLSPDQVVVIKDINGDIDATGSSNSDQVEVSAIKSGEGAQDIKIQVVKLNDGVMICALYPGFFSSDNCESNSHFGNSHNNAKVDFTIRMPQNLRFVGKNVNGGVRAMSMGRYVEADSVNGSIRISTQSWASAKSVNGSIQARIGRADWSGDLEFKTVNGGIKLELPTNLSTELDFRSVNGHLESDFPLTMQGSSGKHSVHGTIGSGGRSLDLKTVNGSGELRKEAI
- a CDS encoding FtsX-like permease family protein yields the protein MTLSRFATKNAFRNRRRSLITSISIAFSLLLLTLLMSVYRGFYIDQGPPESALRLVTRHKVSLVFWLPSYYREKMRTIPGVVHISPWNWFGGIYKDDKPENTFAQFGVDPNEIFDVMKDSRVPPDQLEAFKHDRAGAAVNSALAKKHGWNLGDKVIVKGTIYPVNLEMNIRAIYDTDNAFDTMLYNIEYIEQALPRVKGRTGTFYTLVDSPEHTVSVAKAVDEMFANSPQPTKTETEKAFGLSFVAQLGNVKLFILSICGAVVFAILLVSANTMAMSIRERTREVAVLKTLGFTRGTILSIYVGEAVTISLLGGLLGATGATLLLIAASKAPNGTFFTGFKVNAPTYLAALAVAALVGFLSAVFPSYQASRRNIVDGLRHIG